The Nicotiana tomentosiformis chromosome 9, ASM39032v3, whole genome shotgun sequence genome contains the following window.
TATCAGTGGCGACTGCTGAGGTGATGAACATCATAGAGAAGGTGACCACAATTTCCATGATTAAAGCTTGAATGTTTGAGCCTGAAGGAGTTGTAGTTCCCACGTGTTTTATTGGGTGAAGCAATACACGTAGAGTGAGTGCAGCAGCGGTCGCTCCTGTAAGTTGTGCCGCTGCATATGGTGGTACCTTCAAAAAGAACCAAATTACACCTTTTAGCTTCTTGTAAACGAAAAAAAAAGTCAGGTTCAATTTGTATCAAACCAATATATGCAAGACATTCATCCTAGTCGCCTTGTGTTTAAATTTGTCCTCTTCATGTTAAATTGCTTAGTTTATGATGATTACAATTTTAAACTTCATGACAGGTTTAACCTTTAGGttcttaattgaaatcattatatttttaatttgaaattattaatttagaatatAATATTTGTCAaaattttagtagtttttcacTATATTTTTGTGATCCATATAAAAGATTATTGGATTCAATTGAACTATAGAAATAGAATGGCCACAATCATTTAATTCAAGACTTTCATAGAGTTAATTTAATATATAGTTACGTTTGGGTTGGCTtttaagctggtcaaataagcTTTTATGCTCTTTTCACTTTTTGGCAAAGTCAAAAAGTTCATAAAATAAGTTAGAAACTACTTAAAACAAGCCAAAAACCATAAGTTGGGCCCAAGTTATTTGCTTTTTGGCTTAAACACTATTACTGCTGAAAAGTATTTTTAAGcaaatccaaacgggctcttattctgtaacgacccggccagtcgttttgagagtattagccccgaacccctatttattgctctctCTATTTTATTCTGTGGTTACGTGACTCGCTGGaaggtttgatttttggtttctgagtgaaatgggacacacagtccctaaaatagaagtttaagtcgtaagAATTTACCGTAGTTTGatctatgtgaagacgactccggaatggagtttcgacgaATCCAATAGCTctatagggtgattttggtcttaggagtgtgtccgcatgtttatttggaggtctgtaggtcatttcagcgtcaaatggcgaaagttgaaaaattggatAATTTTCGGAAAAGTTTGacaaggagtggactttttgatattggggttagattctgattccggaagttggagtaggtccgtaatgtcaattgtgacttgtgtgtaaaatttgaggtcaatcggacttgatttgataggtttcgacgtcgaatgtagaagatagaagttctaaagttcattaggcttgaatctatgtgcaattcgtgtttttagcattgtttgatgtgatttaaaggatctattaagttcgtatgatattttaagactagttggtatatttggttgaggttccggggtcctcgggtggattccggatggttaacggatcaaatttggacttgaagcatTTGCTGGGATTTTGCCTTCTAGTGCattcgcacctgtggaattttggccgcaggtgcgagctcgcagaagcgcacGGGCGAGCGCATAAGCGGGGCTGAAGAGGGTGGccagtagtcgcaggtgcgacgaggaggtcgcagaagcggtgtcgcttctgcggaatGATGATCGCTGAAGCGGACGAGAGCTTGGGAGGCCAGTCCTTAGAAGCGGTTGGCCAGTGTCAGTGACTTTCTGTAGATGCGGTTGTCTGACCGTAAAAGCGGCGGCGCAGAAGCGGCTAAATGTACCGTAGAAGCGGTttaactgggcagaaaaaggagattttcgagggtttgatttcattatccatttttagacctagagagctcggtttgtggcgatgtttcgagagattttcagaggaaatatttgggtaaggattcttgactcatttttgattaatgaccactaatctatcattaatttctttatttgattaaggatttgggttgagaaatttggaaagAAGGTGGAAAaatccttaggccgaattttgaggttttgatctgGATTcttgtatcggatttgagtaattttagtatgggtgaactcgatatcgaatgggtgttcgtattttgtgatttttacccgatttcgagacgtgggcccgggtcgaccttttggggcaattttctaaTTCCTTGTTAAagtcataattttattatttagattagtttattatagttatatttatagtatgtaattgcttttggctaaatttgagctgttcggagtcggaaagtcgagggaaaggtgtccttattgattgattgagcgagatttgaacTATCtgcttccttgattttgtattTAGTCTTTAACTGTAGTATTCCTtgttgtaaattcgttgttccgtaggttatgagttgtgtatttacttttgggactatacTATAGCAGCTAGCATATGAATGAATGGATGACATTAATATGGGTGACATAATTATTTCACTGTTATAGAGCAAACTTCATAACACTGTTTGTCCACTAAAGACCTAATGGATTGAGAGTGACGAAAGGAGTCAaggttcctccatatagaaaaagTTGTGACTTTTAATAATTGTCATGTGCCTATCAAAATCACCAGGTGTGTAATCAGGTCAGCTGCCGGACCAACTATAGCCAAAGGTTGTGTGTAGCTGGAATGGATCCTCTATATCTAAAATGCATATtaattgctatatcttatttttttttatttataatccGAAAATGCTCTATATATGCGAGAAAAGAATATTGTATTGATAATTGGTATTATCTTTGAATTTGAAAATCATAGAAGACATAATTGAAATTATATGTACCAAGAATAAATCCGACGTAACCCCTAGAATTTAAAGCTCCAACCTACCACTATGAGGTAAAAAAGATTCATTAATTGGCCAGGCCCCACTCAAATCAGtgatttctttctttttatgtcgaaacataatataatataattaattaaaatatgatatttaaaatATCTTAAGCGGTATTAACACAACAAGAGATGCTAGATTCAAATGCCAATTCAACTTACaaagtatatattctctcaattttaatttatatgaatttatttcttttttagtccatgtcaaaaagaatgacctcttttcaTATTTGAAAAGAATtaacctttatgcaatgatttataactacacaaaatatatatgccttattttacaccacaagttccaTGACCAATCAAAtgtgttcacataaattgaaacaaatgGAGTATATAATTTTATGCGTTTAGCCCATAAAAAAGTAGATCACGCTCACGCGGGTGGAGACTTGGTGAGACATGATATAAGTAAATAATTAAAAGTGTTTTCCTTTCTAACAATTTAAATTTTTAGCTGAAAAGTCACACACTtcaatatttttctctttttttttttttgggtttcaaATGATTATTTTTCATTTTATAACATTTGGAGGAATAGGATGATCCAGGACAGACGtaccaaaaagaaataaaaaggaaaaataataaagAATCAATTAGGAAGGAATAATTAAGAAGCGGACCTGTCTCCATGGGAAATGTCTAACGGCGGCAAAAGCAAAGGTAACAGCAGGATTCATATGCGCACCAGAGATATGTCCAACAGCATATATCATGACTGTAACAATGAGTCCACCCGCAACAGAGGCTCCAAGTCTCGACACTTTGTGTTCGTCGCTCGCACTAATTGCAGCTGTACCACATGTCACAAACACCAACAGATACGTCGCAATTACCTCCGCTATCACCTGCAAGAATCATTAGAAGTGGATTCAAAACTTGATTAAACTATTGATGAGTTctcaatttttatgtttcttatcGCGAACCCATGAAACTCACATTGCATCATATTCATTGATCATCAAATGAAATTCTCCTAATCACAATTCAAAACGAAAATGAataaggaagaaaagaagaagaagatgaagatgaaagTTAATTTAAAAGCTAAGAAAAGAAGAAGACGAATaacaagagagaaaagaaaagTAATATTTCAACCTGTAAATAAAAAGAGAAGAGAAGCTACTCCACATGCATGCAAGTAGATTAACGGACAAGTTTAAATTTTGTGTACCAATAATGTATAAGGTTTTTTACATCTATCAGGTTAATCAAGTTGACTTATAATAATAAGTAACTTTTCTAAGCAAATTTGATATGATAATAAAATAACAACCTATTGAGATAAGTTAAATTGTACTGATCATAGCAGAAAATTTCTTTGAACTGTCAGTTATTTGATGGACATATTTATGAATGAGTTGAATACCTTCTTGAGAAAGCCAGGTGGGTAATATTCTTGAAAAAATATCAATATGTAACGGAAGGACAAGTTGGACTTTGGATTTTCGACGGACACCAATTCATTTGGTTTTTTGTTTTCTGTAGAGTTTCCTCCTTTACTCTCCATTGATGAACTAGATAGACAAATAAAAACTGGTTAACAAATAGTGCTATAGAGGAATAAAACAGAAAATTGAATCTCTTCTTCCTCCTTTTAAAATGTTTCTAGTTGGGAAAGGAGACGTGCATATATATGTGAAGTTGAAGAGGTTTTAAGGAGACGGAATAAACTTGGGCTTTGAGCTTTTAGCTCTAAGAAATTTGTTTCTTCCCATATACTTATATATAGAGAGATGCACTTAAATATTTTTGGGTGAAAAGTGTACATCCTCGATTCATTATGCATGTTGGACTCCTATCTCTTCAGACGTGGCCTGGGCCCATACACGTTACTCAATTATGTGCGTGTTTTCTTTTTCGTTTTGTTTTCGATTTCATATTTTATTGTGGGTATAGTTATACTAATTCCCTATCCAAAAGAGTATAATAATATAAAACTTTATGTGCACAGGGTATTTACACCAATTTAACGGATAAATGATATGTCATGCTATTTAATTATAACCGCAAGTAATTAATCATAGTTAACTACCATATCTTTTGcacataattttaaaaaataatgtaTAAATATACTTAATAATCCAACTATTTGCCACAACCCAAAAATCTCAACCCttcgtgatgtcacctaacacACTCTCCAAGCAAGCCGACAATGACATAACATCTAAACATTGGAATAAAACATTTTTTTATTAAACTCAACGGCGGAAATCTCATAAATATCTGATACAAACAACTGAAATACTACTATCTCCCtaaaatctggtgtcaacgagtacatgagcactaccaagtatcaacataaaccaaaaccctagtacaactgtctgagtaatagaacagtactgaagaaaataaaaaggaaagacAGTCAAGATCTGCGgacgtcatagcagctacctcgaagtctccgagcAGGTACTAGCACAgatctagcaatcaccacgtccagatgtacctggatctgcacgcgaaatgcagagtatagtatgagtataatgaccctcatgtactcaataagtaacagaactAACCTAGGGTTGAAAGCAATGACGATATCAGAAGAAGATAGTTAGAGTTCAATATAATGACAACACGGGTTTAATGATGACAAAAATAATAAACAACTAAGAGAAGACAAGAATCCGAACTAAGgaaattcaaaaaagaaaataaagtctCTCGGGAAATTATCATAATCAGCTCGTTCATGTTatagaaatttagacatgctttcaagttcaacaattataGCCCAACACTGATAGGAACATGTCAATTacaactagcatgaggaatggtacatctctatgcctacatgtcagatATGCATGTCAACGAATGATTTTACGGTGATATAcccaagtactcacactctcagaagtGCTCAATTTGTTTGGCAAATGCCCACACAAcccacacacaatcactcagcattgtacgggtacctcgcatcaatgcccctcaccaaagcacatgtatatatatatcactATGCCTGCGCTCACTGTTGGTATGTCAGATTCGAAGGAGAGAATgctacccaagcgctaatcaaagtCTATAAGGCCTgatgcagcgtgcaatccgatccacataataataataataataataataataataataataataataataataataataataataataatggccCATATTCTTCGCCAATTTGAGTTTTACTCACATCTCGAATAAATTCAAGAACATATTCGAAAACATTCTGACCCCCGATCGGAATGGTTTGTGGGTTCCGAACAACTATAGTGACtgaacataataataataataataataataataataataataataataataataataataataatagtaaagccattatggcctacTGCAActcgcaacccgatccacaataacactcacaaccCGGCACTCAAGCCCacctcagttatcaatctctcaagtctcaagggctcacaatctcgtacCACTCAATCCAAACAACGATAATATGTGACGTAACAatgaatgataacagagactgatataagatatgcaaataaagaaccatgactgagtatataattgcagttaaagcagataactcaaaataaagaaaataatctcattaggtctcaactgagtaagcacatagcctaaacataatttctaacatgaatcacagctcaatcaCTTTATTGAGTAGGGATTACACAGATAAAACAAGACTtgataacaatacaatacaaaaaTCAACCCGGATCATAATtatcatggtgcacgcccatacgcccgtgacctagcatgtgcgtcaccccaacaaaATACAAATAACACATTTTCGAGGGATAAATgccctcaattccaagtttagaaatgttacttatctcaaagcgcgcgcgaatcggcctctgagcgactcgaatctagctaaaACAACTTAATTCCATCAATAATAGctataggaaacaattccaaagaTGAAGCTAAGGTGTTTAATCAAAATTGAAAAgtcaatccaaaaagtcaaccccgggtccGCATACcgaaacctgacaaaattcacaaaattcgaacacccattcaattacaagtccaaccataccaaagtcATCCAATTCTATCAACAAATCGACCCCCAAATCATCAATTCTtactctccaataacatagtctAAAATTCCTAATTTTCACCTTAAACACATACAAACTAGGtaaaataatcaatgggtaatcaatatttatcaataaaatttcgaatcttcacttacctcttcaattgtagcCAAAACTCTCTTAAAAATCGCCCCTAACCAAgctccacaagtccaaaatgaaagaaaaacaCGAAACCCTTGAATTTTATGttctgcccagcaaaaccgcacctgcggtccaaaagGTCGCACTTGCAACGCCGATTTTGCGGTCATATTTCCGTATCTGCGGAATTCACTTAGACACCCGACGAAGCGAACCTGCTGCTCAATTTGCGCCCTtgcgtccgcacctgcggagaacaTCCGCTTCTGGGACTTCAGTCCAGCCTGTCcatatccgcttctgcggccaaatcAATCGCACCTGCGTATGCGCTTCTGCGCACCTATGTCCGCTTCTGCGTACTTTCCCTGAGCCTTCCCACTTTGCTTTTGCGCTCAGCTGCCCGCacttgcgggctcgcaggtgcagaaaataCCTCTCACCTGTGCATCTTCCTAGCTACAACAAGAACCACTTATGCGATCCCAAggctgcttctgcggtctcgcgcCTGCGGCCAAAACCACGCAGGTTCAATTACACCAGACCTGAAGCTTCAGCATTTCCATAAGTCCAATTCtcaatccgatttcaatccaaattACATCTGAGGCTCccgtgaccctatccaaacataccaacacgtcctaaaatatgatacgaacttagtcgaagtctcaaatcatatcaaacaatatcaaaatcatgaatcgcactacagttcaagcctaatgaaaccaatgaacttcaaacttctaaaactaatgctgaatcatatcaaaccaaatccgatcgacctcaaattttgcacacatgtcataaatgacacaacgaacctactccaactccggaatcaaaatccgaacccgattccaataaagt
Protein-coding sequences here:
- the LOC104099875 gene encoding aquaporin NIP2-1-like yields the protein MESKGGNSTENKKPNELVSVENPKSNLSFRYILIFFQEYYPPGFLKKVIAEVIATYLLVFVTCGTAAISASDEHKVSRLGASVAGGLIVTVMIYAVGHISGAHMNPAVTFAFAAVRHFPWRQVPPYAAAQLTGATAAALTLRVLLHPIKHVGTTTPSGSNIQALIMEIVVTFSMMFITSAVATDTKAIGELAGMAVGSAVCITSILAGPVSGGSMNPARTIGPAMVSNDYRAIWVYIIGPVCGTLLGAWSYNFIRVTDKPVHAIASGQSFSFKLRRMKSNDEEQGV